A portion of the Micavibrio sp. TMED2 genome contains these proteins:
- a CDS encoding recombinase codes for MLVGYARVSTQDQKPELQLDALTAAGCEKVFEEKASGAQRDRPQLQAALEYMRDGDTLVVWKLDRLARSIKQLIETVEMLEERGVGFRSITEAIDTTTSGGRLVFHIFAALAEFERSIIRERTVAGLASARARGRLGGRPPALSDKDLAHARALLADPEITVNQVAERLGVAPSTLYRHLPGGRSQVTGES; via the coding sequence GTGCTTGTCGGTTACGCCCGTGTCTCCACCCAGGATCAGAAGCCCGAGCTTCAGCTCGACGCGCTGACGGCGGCCGGTTGCGAGAAGGTATTCGAGGAGAAGGCCTCCGGCGCGCAGCGGGATCGTCCGCAACTTCAGGCAGCGCTCGAGTACATGCGCGACGGCGACACGCTCGTGGTCTGGAAGCTGGATCGTCTGGCGCGCTCCATCAAGCAGCTGATCGAGACCGTCGAGATGCTCGAAGAGCGGGGCGTCGGCTTTCGTTCAATCACTGAGGCGATCGATACCACCACCTCGGGCGGTCGGCTCGTCTTCCACATCTTCGCGGCCCTGGCCGAGTTCGAGCGGTCGATTATCCGCGAGCGTACCGTGGCGGGTCTGGCGTCAGCGCGCGCGCGTGGGCGGCTTGGCGGGCGGCCACCGGCACTGTCCGATAAGGACCTCGCTCATGCGCGGGCGTTGCTGGCCGATCCGGAGATCACCGTGAACCAGGTGGCGGAGCGTCTCGGCGTGGCACCGTCGACCCTGTACCGGCATCTGCCCGGCGGGCGCAGCCAGGTGACGGGAGAGAGCTGA